The proteins below come from a single Chitinophaga pinensis DSM 2588 genomic window:
- a CDS encoding heavy metal translocating P-type ATPase: METISCKVRGMHCTNCAQSVSRYLEHKGMQDVNVSFATEELSFTLPEGVTSATEVLNGINQMGYQILLPDQPLPKAAFLNTLSFKFIFCAIFTAPLLLHMWVNWGWLHNPYVQLALSTPVYLVGLWHFGRSAWRSLVNRLANMDVLITLGATAAYGYSLTGTLLHLGGEYMFYETAAAIITLVFLGNLLEERSVKQTTTAIADLARMQVTTARLITDHGNHEHIHAVDNRTLKPGDKVLVNTGDKIPMDGTIYWGNGYINESMITGESTPISKKEKDKVIGGTIMEDGSIKMFITATGKDTVLSYIIELVKQAQGSKPDMQRLADRISGIFVPLVLGISIATFLGWLLFSQVTTGEAIMKSIAVLVIACPCAMGLATPAAVMVGLGRAANNGILIKGANTLEAFKDIKYVVLDKTGTLTTGKLQIGNYHFEGISEQAFKATVYSLEKYSSHPIARSLSAQWKGEGEAGLLQVREIKGRGMQAKDTQGNEWQLGSYTMAENATKDDSHNIYLLKNGQLAGWIDFTDEIRPDAAQMVQLLKHRGIKPVLLSGDTERKCRELAAQVGITEVFAGQTPEQKLQKIDALMKEAAVAMVGDGINDAPALARASIGISLSDATHVAMQSANVILLNNRLSSLPLALGLGRHTYLTIKQNLFWAFIYNIIAIPFAAFGVLSPISGAGVMALSDIVLAVNSVRLRYKKVV, from the coding sequence ATGGAAACGATCAGTTGTAAAGTAAGGGGTATGCATTGCACCAATTGCGCGCAATCGGTGTCCAGGTACCTTGAACATAAAGGTATGCAGGACGTAAATGTGAGCTTTGCCACAGAAGAGTTGAGTTTTACCCTGCCGGAAGGCGTTACATCCGCTACTGAAGTACTGAATGGCATTAACCAGATGGGCTATCAGATACTATTGCCTGACCAGCCTCTGCCTAAAGCCGCATTTCTCAATACCCTTAGTTTTAAATTCATTTTCTGCGCCATATTTACCGCTCCATTGTTACTGCATATGTGGGTAAACTGGGGGTGGTTGCACAACCCATATGTACAGCTGGCCCTGTCTACACCGGTATACCTGGTGGGATTATGGCACTTTGGGCGTAGCGCATGGCGCTCCCTGGTCAACAGACTGGCCAATATGGACGTACTGATCACATTGGGTGCTACCGCTGCCTATGGTTACAGCCTTACAGGTACTTTACTGCATCTTGGCGGTGAGTATATGTTCTATGAAACGGCTGCCGCGATCATTACCCTCGTTTTCCTGGGTAATCTGCTGGAGGAGCGTTCTGTTAAACAAACAACTACCGCGATTGCGGATCTTGCACGTATGCAGGTCACCACGGCACGGCTGATCACCGACCACGGAAATCACGAACATATCCATGCTGTCGATAATCGGACACTGAAACCAGGAGATAAAGTATTAGTCAATACGGGTGACAAAATCCCGATGGATGGCACTATTTACTGGGGTAACGGATATATCAACGAGTCCATGATCACCGGTGAAAGCACACCCATATCAAAAAAAGAGAAAGATAAGGTAATCGGTGGCACCATCATGGAAGATGGTAGTATCAAGATGTTCATTACCGCTACAGGAAAGGATACTGTATTGTCCTATATCATAGAACTGGTCAAACAGGCCCAGGGCAGCAAACCCGATATGCAAAGACTGGCGGACAGGATCAGTGGTATTTTTGTACCCCTGGTACTGGGTATTTCCATTGCCACTTTCCTCGGATGGCTGCTTTTCAGCCAGGTAACGACCGGAGAAGCCATTATGAAGAGTATTGCCGTACTGGTGATTGCCTGTCCCTGTGCGATGGGACTGGCTACACCGGCAGCCGTTATGGTCGGATTGGGACGCGCTGCTAATAATGGTATCCTGATAAAGGGAGCCAACACACTGGAAGCCTTTAAGGATATTAAATATGTGGTGCTGGATAAAACCGGTACCCTCACCACTGGTAAATTACAGATAGGTAATTATCATTTTGAAGGCATAAGCGAACAGGCGTTCAAAGCCACGGTATATAGCCTGGAAAAATATTCCTCCCATCCGATTGCCCGTTCTCTTTCTGCTCAATGGAAGGGAGAGGGAGAAGCCGGATTATTGCAGGTCAGAGAGATCAAAGGCCGCGGTATGCAGGCAAAAGACACACAGGGCAATGAATGGCAGCTGGGCTCCTATACAATGGCGGAAAACGCTACCAAAGATGACAGTCATAACATCTACCTGCTGAAAAACGGGCAACTGGCCGGCTGGATCGACTTTACCGACGAAATCAGACCTGATGCCGCCCAGATGGTGCAGCTGTTAAAACACAGGGGGATCAAGCCGGTACTGCTGAGTGGAGATACAGAAAGAAAATGCCGGGAACTGGCCGCACAGGTAGGTATTACCGAGGTATTTGCCGGACAAACACCTGAACAGAAGCTACAGAAGATCGATGCACTGATGAAAGAAGCCGCTGTGGCAATGGTAGGCGATGGCATCAATGACGCGCCTGCGCTGGCAAGGGCCAGCATAGGTATCTCTCTGAGTGATGCTACACATGTGGCCATGCAGAGCGCCAATGTGATCCTGCTGAATAACCGTCTATCTTCACTGCCGCTGGCACTGGGATTAGGACGACATACCTACCTGACAATCAAACAGAACCTCTTCTGGGCATTTATTTATAATATCATTGCTATTCCTTTCGCTGCATTTGGCGTATTAAGCCCCATTTCAGGCGCCGGCGTGATGGCCTTGTCAGATATTGTTCTGGCAGTGAACTCAGTCAGATTACGCTATAAAAAGGTGGTCTGA
- a CDS encoding outer membrane beta-barrel protein, with protein sequence MRTFILYLYCMAVACVAIAQRNYVPATIITLKNDSLKGFVDFRDWYQAPTSITFKQSLSDASDQHFGPGDISGFRIGDAMDEYVSRKVKIDVTYEDFSAQSEMGAREIRDTLVFLHKLVTGHYNLYEYIDKHSRAHYIYDAAHVPVTELELIKAYVYGTNREGVFTDERYKQQLSELFADAPGISRKSLTANYSEKSLSRLFMAYNKEKNPATVATPLSEKGNVRYPVTFGLMGGMSFNSFNFYGSALFTKGKYPSYNSPIGGIWANVPLGRAGRNFSIAFEAFYKRIKTATKVEIGDDYKFDFSYLQVNTLVRYTYPTKSAIRPYANIGIGHGFMIKETDNARRYYYRPEEWIQAIEKLRKYEQSLVGGIGVDIYRFGIEARYNTSNGFSNYVSGKSAVNSFQLLARFTF encoded by the coding sequence ATGAGAACGTTTATCCTGTATCTGTACTGTATGGCGGTGGCCTGTGTTGCTATCGCACAGCGAAATTATGTTCCTGCAACAATCATTACCCTGAAAAATGATTCCCTGAAAGGTTTTGTAGACTTCCGTGACTGGTATCAGGCCCCTACTTCCATCACTTTTAAGCAAAGCTTATCCGATGCGTCAGACCAGCATTTTGGTCCTGGTGATATCAGTGGTTTCCGGATAGGAGACGCTATGGATGAGTATGTATCCCGTAAAGTAAAAATTGATGTCACCTATGAAGACTTTTCTGCACAAAGCGAAATGGGCGCCCGTGAAATACGGGATACACTTGTGTTCCTGCATAAGCTGGTTACTGGTCACTATAACCTGTATGAGTATATAGACAAGCATTCAAGAGCGCATTATATCTACGACGCAGCGCATGTTCCCGTGACCGAACTGGAGTTGATTAAAGCGTATGTGTATGGTACCAACAGAGAGGGAGTATTTACTGACGAACGTTATAAACAACAGTTATCTGAATTATTTGCAGATGCGCCAGGAATTTCTCGTAAGAGCTTGACTGCTAATTATTCAGAGAAAAGCCTCTCCCGGCTTTTTATGGCTTATAATAAAGAAAAAAATCCCGCGACGGTTGCTACTCCCCTGAGCGAAAAGGGAAATGTGCGTTACCCGGTAACATTCGGATTGATGGGAGGAATGTCCTTTAACAGCTTTAATTTCTATGGTTCGGCGCTTTTCACGAAAGGGAAATACCCTTCCTATAACAGTCCGATAGGAGGCATATGGGCAAATGTTCCTTTAGGAAGGGCTGGCCGTAATTTTTCGATCGCATTTGAAGCTTTCTATAAAAGGATCAAAACGGCTACAAAAGTGGAGATCGGAGATGACTACAAATTTGACTTCAGTTATTTACAGGTGAATACATTGGTTCGTTACACCTATCCTACTAAATCTGCTATCAGACCCTATGCGAACATCGGGATCGGGCATGGATTTATGATAAAAGAGACGGATAATGCGCGCAGATATTACTATAGACCTGAAGAGTGGATACAAGCAATCGAAAAGCTCCGTAAATACGAGCAGTCACTTGTAGGAGGCATCGGTGTTGATATTTACAGGTTCGGAATTGAAGCCAGGTATAATACCAGTAACGGATTCTCTAACTATGTGAGTGGTAAATCTGCGGTAAACAGCTTTCAGCTATTGGCAAGATTCACTTTTTAG
- a CDS encoding undecaprenyl-diphosphate phosphatase — protein sequence MELWQAIIIAIVEGLTEFLPVSSTGHMVITSALLKLNKDEFTKLFEVCIQLGAILAVVVLYWKKFLVFDKNRVNFYIKLVVAVLPALIVGYLFADKIDALLESPLVVGITLLVGGVVLLFVDNWFTKQTIERDEDMSLFKALRIGFWQCVAMIPGVSRSAATIIGGMQQKLTRNVAAEFSFFLAVPTMAAATGYKLLKGRELLMSNTENLKLLLIGNVVAFVVAMVAIKFFINALKKYGFRVWGYYRIVVGIAILVAIGLGYKLSV from the coding sequence ATGGAACTCTGGCAGGCCATCATTATTGCAATTGTGGAAGGATTAACCGAATTTTTACCTGTATCATCTACAGGACATATGGTAATCACCAGTGCATTGTTAAAGCTCAACAAAGACGAATTTACCAAGCTGTTCGAAGTATGTATCCAGTTAGGCGCTATCCTGGCGGTAGTGGTACTTTACTGGAAGAAATTCCTGGTATTTGATAAGAACCGGGTCAACTTTTATATTAAACTGGTAGTGGCAGTATTACCTGCATTGATTGTAGGTTACCTGTTTGCCGATAAAATTGACGCCCTGCTGGAAAGTCCGCTGGTCGTTGGGATTACATTACTCGTAGGCGGTGTTGTGCTGCTGTTTGTAGACAACTGGTTTACCAAACAAACCATCGAAAGGGATGAAGATATGAGCCTGTTTAAGGCTTTACGTATCGGTTTCTGGCAATGTGTGGCCATGATACCCGGTGTAAGTCGCAGCGCAGCGACTATCATCGGCGGTATGCAGCAAAAGCTCACCCGCAACGTAGCGGCTGAATTTTCCTTCTTCCTCGCGGTACCAACCATGGCAGCTGCTACAGGTTACAAACTGCTGAAAGGACGTGAATTGCTCATGTCCAATACAGAGAACCTGAAGCTTCTTCTGATCGGTAATGTCGTAGCGTTTGTAGTGGCAATGGTGGCGATCAAGTTTTTTATCAATGCTCTGAAAAAATACGGCTTCAGAGTATGGGGCTACTACCGTATCGTGGTAGGTATTGCTATCCTGGTGGCGATCGGCCTGGGATATAAATTATCTGTGTAA
- a CDS encoding alanine dehydrogenase — protein sequence MEQRQKPVVSAGFTYSPLEETLDIPQKNSRLFIGIPKENSFQENRIALTPDAVSILANNGHHIVVEHKAGDGSHFYDTDYSEAGAEILYDKKEVFKAEIIVKSAPLNDEEIELLRPHQIVISPIHLAALKIEQVQKMMEKRITLLSFENLKDDAGTYPIVRAMSEIAGGAVMLLAGQYLSNSNKGKGILLGGVTGIPPTKVVIIGAGIVGEFAARTAMALGASVKVFDNNIYKLKRLQNNIGVRIFTSVMQPKVLAEQLRNADVAVGALSSQNGRTPIVVTEAMVSNMKAGSVIVDVSIDRGGCFETSEITSHENPVFKKYDVVHYCVPNIPSGFARTASEAISNVLMPLLLEAADDGGFENLVWIKRGVRNGIYLYKGALTNYHLSEKFKLKYTDLELLLAVKG from the coding sequence ATGGAGCAAAGGCAAAAACCTGTTGTGAGTGCTGGCTTTACATATTCACCACTGGAAGAAACGCTGGATATTCCTCAGAAAAATTCCCGTTTATTTATAGGTATACCAAAAGAAAATTCCTTCCAGGAAAACCGTATTGCATTAACACCAGATGCAGTAAGTATACTGGCCAACAATGGTCATCATATAGTGGTTGAACATAAAGCAGGCGACGGTTCTCATTTTTATGATACCGATTACTCAGAAGCTGGCGCTGAAATCCTATATGACAAAAAAGAAGTCTTTAAGGCAGAGATCATCGTAAAATCTGCTCCCCTCAATGACGAGGAAATAGAACTGCTACGTCCCCACCAGATCGTTATTTCTCCTATTCATCTTGCCGCACTCAAAATTGAGCAGGTACAGAAGATGATGGAAAAAAGGATTACCCTGCTTTCTTTTGAGAACCTGAAAGACGATGCAGGTACCTATCCGATTGTAAGGGCAATGAGTGAAATTGCCGGTGGCGCAGTCATGCTGCTGGCCGGTCAGTACCTCAGTAACAGCAATAAAGGAAAGGGTATCTTATTGGGTGGCGTAACAGGGATCCCGCCTACCAAGGTAGTCATCATCGGGGCTGGTATCGTAGGCGAATTTGCCGCCAGGACTGCGATGGCCCTGGGCGCTTCCGTAAAAGTATTCGACAATAATATCTATAAGCTGAAACGCCTGCAGAATAACATCGGCGTGCGTATATTCACTTCTGTTATGCAACCTAAGGTGCTGGCAGAACAACTCCGTAATGCCGACGTAGCGGTAGGTGCACTCTCCTCTCAGAATGGCCGTACCCCTATTGTTGTAACAGAAGCAATGGTCAGCAATATGAAGGCCGGCTCTGTAATCGTTGACGTAAGTATAGACCGTGGTGGCTGTTTCGAAACTTCTGAGATCACCAGCCACGAGAATCCGGTATTTAAGAAATACGACGTCGTACACTATTGCGTACCTAATATCCCATCCGGATTTGCCCGTACAGCATCAGAAGCGATCAGCAATGTGCTGATGCCGCTGCTGCTGGAAGCCGCCGATGACGGAGGCTTTGAAAACCTGGTATGGATCAAACGCGGTGTACGTAATGGTATCTATCTGTACAAAGGCGCGCTGACCAACTATCACCTCAGCGAAAAATTCAAATTAAAGTATACAGATCTGGAGCTGCTGCTGGCAGTGAAGGGCTAA
- the tsaE gene encoding tRNA (adenosine(37)-N6)-threonylcarbamoyltransferase complex ATPase subunit type 1 TsaE, with the protein MEWTFSQEDLPATAESFWQHYKGQHIFTLEGPMGAGKTTFIKALCAARGVEDATASPTFSIINEYAFRENGQQYSIYHLDLYRLKDEEEAIAAGVEDTIYRDHAISFVEWPDIINDLLPPDTIRLQLSVLPDKKRLLRAG; encoded by the coding sequence ATGGAATGGACATTTTCTCAGGAAGATCTGCCTGCCACGGCTGAAAGCTTCTGGCAACATTACAAGGGGCAACATATATTTACCCTGGAAGGCCCGATGGGAGCAGGTAAAACCACGTTTATAAAAGCTTTATGCGCCGCCAGAGGTGTAGAAGATGCGACTGCCAGTCCCACTTTTTCCATTATCAATGAATATGCTTTCAGGGAAAATGGCCAGCAGTATAGCATTTATCACCTCGATCTCTATCGTCTCAAAGACGAAGAAGAGGCCATCGCTGCCGGCGTAGAAGATACCATATACCGCGATCATGCAATCAGTTTCGTAGAATGGCCTGACATCATTAACGATCTGCTGCCTCCGGATACCATCCGGCTGCAGTTATCAGTGTTACCGGATAAAAAAAGGCTTTTACGCGCCGGATAA
- a CDS encoding DUF1573 domain-containing protein: MKKLALTLFVSLFFLCTQAQTNTSTATEHPADSKVKFKKENVDFGTTAFNKPVTVNFEFTNVEKQPVLIENVRTSCGCTAPTWTKEPVLPGKSGKVTTTYSANSVGQQNKTIWVKIKGIDQEKELHLTGTVQN, encoded by the coding sequence ATGAAGAAATTAGCTTTAACCCTTTTTGTCAGCCTCTTTTTCTTATGTACCCAAGCCCAGACAAATACCTCTACCGCTACGGAACACCCTGCAGACAGCAAAGTAAAATTCAAAAAGGAAAATGTTGACTTCGGTACCACTGCTTTTAACAAACCTGTTACTGTCAATTTTGAGTTTACCAACGTGGAAAAACAACCGGTGCTGATTGAAAATGTAAGGACCAGCTGCGGATGCACCGCTCCTACATGGACGAAAGAACCCGTGCTGCCAGGTAAATCTGGAAAAGTAACCACTACTTATTCTGCCAACTCTGTTGGACAACAAAACAAAACGATCTGGGTAAAGATCAAAGGCATTGACCAGGAAAAAGAATTACATCTGACCGGAACTGTACAGAACTAA
- a CDS encoding ATP-dependent DNA helicase RecQ encodes MLNPSDILKKFWGYEQFRPLQEDIIQSIINGKDTLALLPTGGGKSICFQVPALMKPGLCLVVTPLIALMKDQVANLQKRNIPAAAIYAGMYYQDVERLLEDARRGKYKFLYVSPERLQSKRFLEYCDGMPVNLLAIDEAHCISQWGYDFRPAYLDIAAIRGYFPGVPVLALTASATPEVQQDICEKLLMKRAAIFTKSFARSNLSYSVIEEDNKPEKLKHILQRVPGSAIVYCRNRKRTREIADMLEQEGISATYYHAGLTGDERTARQELWINSRIRVIACTNAFGMGIDKPDVRLVVHYDATDALEAYYQEAGRAGRDEKKAYAVLLYQQQELNEMVQAMQLQFPEIPEIREVYQSLVNYLQVAVGSAEGVYYDFDINDFVRKFNLNITITYSALRILEQEGILQLSESVFMPSRVEFVISKQTLYDFTDMQADFEPITQTLLRTYEGVFDTPVPVYEKQLARILRKPEPQIVQWLQQLHQRGIIKYNQRKEEPQLCFSQERVSAQRLQIDAGKIKERMQAYKARLDAMMNYVENREVCRTQLLVRYFGEKNTAECGTCDVCIEKRKKPLEAKAGATIASQLIAQLGNEPEEWHVVRNRLLAIEEDALLEVMQFLILEEKAGRDADGKVYLR; translated from the coding sequence ATGCTCAATCCATCCGACATACTCAAGAAGTTCTGGGGATACGAACAATTCCGTCCTTTACAGGAAGATATCATACAGTCGATCATCAACGGAAAAGATACCCTTGCATTGCTGCCTACGGGTGGTGGTAAGTCTATTTGTTTCCAGGTGCCGGCATTGATGAAACCAGGATTATGCCTGGTCGTCACGCCGTTGATCGCGTTGATGAAAGACCAGGTAGCAAACCTGCAGAAGCGGAATATACCCGCTGCCGCCATCTATGCCGGTATGTATTATCAGGATGTGGAACGGCTGCTGGAAGATGCCCGCAGAGGAAAGTATAAATTCCTGTATGTTTCTCCGGAGCGTTTGCAGAGTAAACGTTTCCTGGAATATTGCGATGGTATGCCGGTGAATCTGCTGGCTATTGATGAAGCACACTGTATTTCACAGTGGGGATATGATTTTCGTCCTGCTTATCTGGATATAGCAGCTATCAGGGGATATTTCCCGGGAGTGCCTGTACTGGCGCTCACCGCATCTGCTACTCCTGAAGTACAGCAGGATATCTGTGAAAAGCTGCTGATGAAACGGGCGGCTATATTTACCAAAAGCTTTGCCCGTTCTAATCTTTCCTATAGTGTTATCGAAGAAGATAATAAACCTGAAAAACTGAAGCACATCCTGCAAAGAGTACCCGGCAGTGCGATCGTCTATTGCCGTAACCGGAAACGTACGCGGGAGATTGCCGATATGCTGGAACAGGAGGGGATTTCTGCTACCTATTATCACGCGGGACTGACCGGAGATGAACGTACTGCACGGCAGGAATTGTGGATCAACAGCCGTATACGGGTGATTGCCTGTACCAATGCATTCGGTATGGGGATCGACAAACCGGATGTACGGCTGGTAGTACATTATGATGCTACGGATGCGCTGGAGGCTTACTATCAGGAAGCGGGCCGCGCAGGAAGAGATGAAAAGAAGGCATATGCCGTACTCTTATACCAACAGCAGGAACTGAATGAAATGGTTCAGGCAATGCAATTACAGTTCCCCGAAATACCCGAGATCCGTGAAGTGTATCAAAGTCTGGTTAACTATCTGCAGGTGGCTGTGGGCAGCGCAGAAGGAGTATATTACGATTTTGATATCAATGATTTTGTAAGAAAATTTAATCTCAATATCACGATTACCTATAGTGCGTTACGCATATTGGAACAGGAAGGTATACTGCAACTGAGTGAAAGTGTGTTCATGCCTTCAAGAGTAGAGTTTGTGATCAGTAAGCAGACGTTGTATGATTTTACTGATATGCAAGCGGACTTCGAACCAATCACCCAGACATTACTGCGCACGTATGAAGGTGTTTTTGATACGCCGGTGCCGGTGTATGAAAAACAACTTGCACGTATTTTAAGAAAGCCTGAACCACAGATTGTACAATGGTTACAGCAATTACATCAACGGGGAATCATTAAGTATAATCAGCGTAAAGAAGAACCGCAATTGTGCTTTTCGCAGGAGCGGGTATCAGCGCAACGTCTGCAGATAGATGCGGGGAAGATAAAAGAGCGTATGCAGGCTTATAAAGCGCGGTTGGATGCCATGATGAATTATGTGGAGAACAGAGAGGTCTGTCGTACACAATTGCTGGTAAGGTATTTTGGTGAGAAAAATACAGCAGAATGTGGTACCTGTGATGTGTGTATAGAGAAAAGAAAAAAGCCCCTGGAAGCGAAGGCAGGTGCAACAATTGCCAGTCAGTTAATAGCGCAGTTAGGGAATGAACCGGAGGAGTGGCATGTAGTGAGAAACCGGCTTTTAGCTATTGAGGAAGACGCACTGCTGGAAGTGATGCAGTTCCTGATCCTGGAGGAAAAAGCAGGTCGGGACGCCGATGGAAAAGTATATCTCAGATAA
- a CDS encoding aldo/keto reductase, producing MLPIQQLTAAGFGAYRTSVNQQEHHEALLAAIYAGCNLLDTASNYLNGASERLLGEVLSAHQLREKVFIVTKAGYIQGESLPLLDTVDSQLLEDEVITFSERMKYSIHPVYLELQLTLSLQRMQVDYVDTFLLHNPEHYFRQTNVPVSRIEYYHRIRKAFEWLEAQVDKGLIRYYGISSNTFPLDTAADDTTNLDKLLEIARSIRSAHHFKFIQFPFNLIEQQALIPHHNGRSIITAAKENDIITIANRPLSSQQGNEIIRFASYEKETAKLQMEKDVLLVEKVMALIQQRMIKNDLEEDVLSLPVVKIIHERWMNMGTPDAVEQVFQTHLYPLLRTLYDNNIPVTHKRIYEKLKQLCKDYSRKELTLKAAAWRDKFVQNGFLPANDKREISELACEYCLKAGVDHVLVGMTKKSYVKSIERLFSMRD from the coding sequence ATGTTACCGATACAACAACTTACTGCCGCCGGATTTGGCGCTTACCGTACATCAGTTAACCAGCAGGAACACCATGAAGCCCTTCTTGCTGCTATATACGCCGGATGTAATCTGCTGGATACAGCCAGTAACTATCTGAATGGCGCTTCCGAACGATTGCTCGGCGAGGTGCTGTCAGCGCATCAGCTGAGAGAGAAGGTTTTTATTGTAACGAAAGCAGGTTATATACAGGGTGAAAGTTTGCCCCTGTTAGACACTGTAGATAGTCAGCTCTTGGAAGATGAAGTGATTACTTTCTCTGAAAGGATGAAGTATTCGATTCATCCGGTATACCTGGAACTACAGCTGACGCTTTCCTTACAACGTATGCAGGTTGATTATGTGGACACCTTCCTGTTGCATAACCCTGAACATTACTTCCGGCAAACAAACGTGCCAGTGAGTAGAATTGAGTATTACCATCGTATCCGCAAAGCGTTTGAATGGCTGGAAGCACAGGTTGATAAAGGTCTGATAAGGTACTATGGTATTAGTTCAAATACCTTCCCTTTAGATACGGCAGCCGATGATACGACAAACCTTGATAAACTGCTGGAGATCGCACGTAGCATTCGTTCTGCGCATCATTTTAAGTTCATACAGTTCCCTTTTAATCTGATTGAGCAGCAGGCGCTTATACCACATCATAATGGGCGTAGCATTATAACAGCTGCAAAAGAGAATGATATCATCACCATTGCAAACAGACCACTGAGTAGTCAACAGGGGAATGAGATAATCAGGTTTGCCTCCTATGAGAAAGAAACGGCCAAATTGCAGATGGAGAAGGATGTGTTGCTGGTAGAAAAAGTGATGGCATTGATACAACAACGGATGATTAAAAATGATCTTGAAGAAGATGTCTTGTCATTGCCGGTTGTAAAGATCATTCATGAGAGATGGATGAATATGGGTACTCCGGACGCCGTGGAGCAAGTGTTTCAGACACATTTGTATCCTCTGCTCAGAACTTTATATGATAACAATATTCCGGTTACGCATAAACGCATATACGAAAAACTGAAGCAGTTATGTAAAGATTACTCGCGAAAAGAACTCACGTTGAAAGCTGCTGCATGGAGAGATAAATTTGTCCAAAATGGCTTTTTGCCTGCGAATGATAAACGAGAAATTTCAGAGCTAGCTTGTGAATATTGTCTGAAAGCCGGTGTGGATCACGTTTTGGTAGGAATGACAAAGAAAAGTTATGTAAAGTCGATTGAGCGTTTGTTCTCAATGCGTGACTAA
- a CDS encoding Gfo/Idh/MocA family oxidoreductase yields MEKIIKTGICAYGMSGHVFHAPFIHVHPGFAFTAVVERSKHMAQERYPDVKVYKSVEEMLQDDSLELIVVNTPNYTHYEYTKAALNAGKHVIVEKPFTVASEEGQELVELAKSKGLLLSVYHNRRFDSDFKIVQQVISSGDLGDILEAEIHYDRYREELSYKKHKEAALPGTGGLYDLGSHLVDQALQLFGMPDGIWADIRIIRKESLVDDYFELVFFYDKLRVRLKCSYITREPIPSYQFHGRKGSFIKTKADTQETMLQQGLMPGAPGWGIEGIHEWGLIHTEKDGEVIRKYLPSPKGNYLEYFDGMYAAIANGAPVPVQPTDAVNVIRVIEAAFESSKTGSIVKL; encoded by the coding sequence ATGGAAAAAATCATCAAAACCGGCATATGCGCCTATGGCATGTCAGGCCACGTTTTTCACGCACCTTTTATTCATGTACATCCCGGATTTGCATTCACGGCTGTGGTGGAAAGAAGTAAACACATGGCTCAGGAAAGATATCCTGATGTAAAGGTGTACAAAAGTGTAGAAGAAATGCTCCAGGATGACAGCCTGGAACTGATCGTTGTAAACACGCCCAACTATACACACTACGAATACACCAAAGCTGCGCTGAATGCGGGCAAACATGTGATCGTAGAAAAACCGTTCACCGTTGCATCCGAAGAAGGACAGGAACTGGTGGAACTGGCCAAAAGCAAAGGTCTTTTACTGAGCGTATACCATAACAGACGTTTTGATAGCGATTTCAAGATCGTACAACAGGTGATCAGCAGTGGTGACCTGGGTGATATCCTGGAAGCAGAAATTCATTATGACCGCTACCGCGAAGAACTCAGTTACAAGAAACATAAAGAAGCGGCATTGCCAGGAACCGGCGGACTGTATGACCTCGGATCTCACCTGGTAGATCAGGCACTGCAACTGTTCGGCATGCCTGACGGGATCTGGGCTGATATCCGTATCATCCGGAAAGAATCCCTGGTGGACGATTATTTCGAACTGGTATTCTTCTACGATAAACTGCGTGTTCGTTTAAAATGCAGCTACATCACCAGAGAGCCTATTCCTTCTTATCAGTTCCATGGCCGTAAAGGTTCTTTCATTAAAACAAAGGCTGATACACAGGAAACAATGCTGCAACAGGGACTCATGCCTGGCGCTCCTGGATGGGGTATAGAAGGCATTCATGAATGGGGTCTGATACACACAGAGAAAGACGGAGAAGTAATCAGAAAATACCTGCCATCACCAAAAGGTAATTACCTGGAATACTTTGACGGTATGTATGCCGCTATTGCAAACGGCGCACCTGTACCGGTTCAGCCTACTGATGCAGTCAATGTGATCCGTGTTATTGAAGCCGCATTTGAAAGCAGCAAAACCGGCAGTATCGTTAAACTGTAA